The following proteins are encoded in a genomic region of Bacillus sp. FJAT-22090:
- a CDS encoding LytR/AlgR family response regulator transcription factor, giving the protein MEISKDYLKQYSILLEEWVPKEASIAIAMGDQYIYYMAGKHDLRIKEGQKINPGSIADLVLKCGCRTEAVIDETLFQLPYYGVGYPININGGNAVVVVILPPKPTVPTAPPYRFLTGKLEEEWRPIPIEKIAYMESLQKKTWFYADKEPYKTNIPLKELQQRLPESFLRIHRSYIVNISFIDRIIRDFSSNLLVLLQDGTELPVSQSYNAEVRNVLGF; this is encoded by the coding sequence ATGGAAATTTCGAAAGATTACTTGAAACAGTATAGTATTTTGCTAGAAGAGTGGGTTCCCAAAGAGGCCTCTATTGCAATAGCAATGGGTGATCAGTACATCTATTACATGGCAGGAAAACATGATTTACGTATTAAGGAAGGACAAAAGATAAACCCAGGAAGCATTGCAGATTTAGTTTTAAAATGCGGTTGTAGAACAGAGGCTGTAATAGATGAAACGCTTTTTCAGCTCCCATATTACGGAGTAGGTTATCCGATAAATATAAATGGGGGAAATGCAGTAGTGGTTGTTATACTTCCCCCTAAACCAACTGTACCAACTGCTCCTCCTTATCGATTTTTGACAGGTAAACTCGAAGAAGAATGGCGTCCAATACCAATAGAAAAAATTGCATACATGGAAAGTCTACAAAAAAAAACATGGTTTTATGCCGACAAAGAACCATATAAAACAAATATTCCATTGAAGGAATTACAGCAGCGTCTTCCTGAATCCTTTTTACGAATTCACCGCTCATATATCGTGAACATATCTTTTATCGATCGCATCATACGTGATTTTTCGTCTAATCTGTTGGTGCTTCTTCAAGATGGTACAGAACTTCCTGTCAGCCAGTCTTATAATGCTGAAGTTAGAAATGTATTGGGATTTTAA
- a CDS encoding DMT family transporter, which yields MSVLPYIFVLLGAILWGTTGTAQTFLPDNAHPFIISAGRSTVGGFSLLIIMVLWRKIKFKTWPWKETFYAAICIALFQLLFFSSVKLTGVAIASVVAIGSAPVFSGIIEWLFLKLRPSRIWVISTLFAIVGCLFLFLNKGEITINPIGIMYSLIAGMIFALYTISSKSLLEKEEAIPAVAMTFSVSALLLMPFFFIYDVSWLKEAGNIGIIFYLGLATTSIAYVLYARGLNKIPSSSALTLSLAEPTTAAILGVFIVGENLSTMSWIGILLLLGSIVVLTIGSKSTKK from the coding sequence ATGTCTGTTTTACCATACATATTTGTACTACTAGGAGCTATCTTATGGGGTACGACGGGTACTGCACAAACGTTTTTACCAGACAATGCACATCCATTTATTATAAGTGCGGGAAGGTCTACGGTAGGTGGTTTTTCTCTATTGATCATTATGGTTTTATGGAGAAAAATAAAATTTAAAACTTGGCCTTGGAAGGAAACGTTCTATGCAGCAATTTGTATTGCACTTTTTCAACTATTATTCTTCTCTTCCGTTAAACTGACAGGTGTAGCGATTGCAAGTGTAGTTGCTATAGGAAGTGCCCCTGTATTTTCGGGAATCATTGAATGGCTCTTTTTAAAGTTACGACCATCTCGAATATGGGTAATCTCGACATTATTTGCAATCGTCGGATGTTTGTTTTTATTTTTAAACAAAGGTGAGATTACTATAAATCCAATTGGTATCATGTATTCTTTAATAGCAGGTATGATCTTTGCGTTGTACACGATATCTAGTAAGTCCTTATTAGAAAAGGAAGAAGCGATACCTGCTGTAGCAATGACATTCTCAGTTAGTGCATTGTTGCTCATGCCTTTCTTCTTTATATATGATGTAAGCTGGTTAAAGGAAGCAGGAAATATTGGAATTATTTTTTACTTAGGTCTAGCCACTACTAGTATTGCGTATGTGTTATATGCTAGAGGATTAAACAAAATACCTTCATCGTCCGCACTTACATTGTCTTTAGCAGAACCTACAACAGCTGCTATTTTAGGTGTGTTCATAGTTGGAGAGAATCTTAGTACGATGTCTTGGATAGGAATTTTGTTACTACTTGGAAGTATTGTAGTGTTAACTATTGGTAGTAAATCAACCAAAAAGTAG
- a CDS encoding excisionase family DNA-binding protein, whose translation MYMTVEETANYLSMPIEQVKRYIAEKKIRAIFDGEDYYINSAQFDTHLQQIEELRRQIDEWRNTPIPDDLDVKDED comes from the coding sequence ATGTATATGACAGTGGAAGAAACTGCGAATTATTTATCAATGCCTATTGAACAAGTAAAAAGATATATTGCAGAAAAAAAAATTCGTGCTATTTTTGATGGAGAAGATTATTACATTAATAGCGCTCAATTTGATACGCATTTGCAGCAAATCGAAGAACTAAGACGCCAAATAGATGAGTGGCGCAATACTCCAATTCCGGATGATTTGGACGTAAAAGATGAAGATTAA